One genomic segment of Coffea arabica cultivar ET-39 chromosome 6e, Coffea Arabica ET-39 HiFi, whole genome shotgun sequence includes these proteins:
- the LOC113696084 gene encoding serine hydroxymethyltransferase 3, chloroplastic-like → MQSCSGAAVVMGSLQQPIWIKGSAFPCKGFGISGNQNYVKLISVGACRASQLGGSLVTGRPPSSVSVPVPEIGGSGSSFEDFNLSESDPEVQSIIDKEKERQFKSLELIASENFTSRAVMEAVGSCLTNKYSEGLPGKRYYGGNEYIDELETLCQQRALEAFHLDGKIWGVNVQPLSGSPANFEVYTAILNPHDRIMGLDLPHGGHLSHGFMTPKRRVSGTSIYFESMPYRLDESTGLVNYEMLEKTAILFRPKLIIAGASAYPRDFDYPRMRKIADAVGAFLMADMAHISGLVAASVVANPFEYCDIVTTTTHKSLRGPRGGMIFFKKDPILGVDLESAINNAVFPGLQGGPHNHTIGGLAVCLKHAQSPEFKNYQNKVVSNCKALAERLFELGYNLVSGGSDNHLVLVDLRPLGIDGARVEKILDMASITLNKNSVPGDKSALVPGGIRIGTPAMTTRGFTEKEFVSVADFIHEGVQITLEAKQASPGSKLQDFMKFVTSKDFPLAHRISDLRGRVEALTTKFPLPGL, encoded by the exons ATGCAGTCTTGTAGTGGAGCTGCTGTAGTTATGGGGTCACTTCAACAGCCCATTTGGATTAAGGGATCAGCTTTTCCCTGTAAAGGGTTTGGTATCAGTGGAAATCAGAATTATGTTAAACTAATTTCGGTTGGCGCATGTAGAGCATCTCAGCTGGGAGGCAGTTTGGTCACCGGGAGACCTCCATCTTCTGTTTCTGTTCCTGTGCCTGAAATTGGAG GTAGTGGAAGCAGCTTTGAAGACTTCAATTTGAGTGAGTCTGATCCTGAAGTTCAGTCTATCATagacaaggaaaaggaaaggcaGTTTAAAAGCTTAGAGCTTATTGCCTCAGAGAATTTTACATCTCGAGCAGTAATGGAAGCTGTTGGTTCTTGCCTGACGAACAAATACTCTGAAGGATTGCCTGGTAAAAG ATACTATGGTGGAAATGAATACATTGATGAGCTGGAAACTCTTTGTCAACAAAGGGCTTTAGAAGCATTTCATTTAGATGGGAAAATATGGGGTGTAAATGTCCAGCCACTGTCCGGTTCCCCTGCTAATTTTGAGGTTTACACAGCCATTCTCAATCCTCATGACCGGATAATG GGGCTGGATTTACCTCATGGAGGACACTTGTCCCATGGGTTCATGACTCCAAAAAGACGTGTATCAGGCACATCAATTTACTTTGAGTCTATGCCATATCGGCTTGATGAGTCCACAG gccttgTAAATTATGAGATGCTTGAGAAAACAGCTATTCTTTTTAGGCCAAAACTTATTATTGCTGGTGCAAGTGCATACCCTCGTGATTTTGATTATCCTCGCATGAGAAAG ATTGCAGATGCTGTTGGTGCTTTCCTCATGGCGGATATGGCACACATCAGTGGACTTGTAGCTGCTTCTGTGGTTGCCAATCCTTTTGAATACTGTGATATTGTAACAACAACAACACACAAG TCTTTGAGAGGGCCCAGAGGGGGAATGATCTTCTTCAAGAAGGATCCTATCCTTGGTGTTGACTTAGAATCAGCCATCAATAATGCTGTCTTCCCAGGGTTACAG GGTGGTCCTCATAACCACACAATTGGGGGACTGGCTGTCTGCTTGAAGCATGCTCAATCACCAGAGTTTAAGAATTATCAGAACAAG GTTGTTTCAAATTGCAAAGCTCTTGCAGAACGTTTGTTTGAGTTGGGTTATAATTTGGTCTCTGGAGGAAGTGACAACCACTTGGTTCTTGTGGATCTCAGGCCATTA GGCATTGATGGTGCTAGAGTGGAGAAAATCCTTGATATGGCATCTATCACTTTAAATAAGAATTCAGTACCTG GGGATAAAAGTGCTTTAGTGCCTGGTGGTATTCGTATTGGCACTCCTGCAATGACTACCAGAGGTTTTACAGAGAAGGAATTTGTATCAGTTGCAGACTTCATTCATGAGGGTGTGCAAATTACTCTGGAAGCAAAACAGGCTTCTCCAGGTTCTAAGCTTCAAGATTTCATGAAATTCGTTACATCCAAAGATTTCCCTTTGGCTCATCGAATATCAGATTTAAGAGGGAGAGTTGAAGCTCTCACAACCAAGTTCCCACTCCCTGGTTTATGA